The following are from one region of the Homo sapiens chromosome 19 genomic patch of type NOVEL, GRCh38.p14 PATCHES HSCHR19KIR_CA01-TB04_CTG3_1 genome:
- the LOC124900568 gene encoding killer cell immunoglobulin-like receptor 2DL4 isoform X3: protein MSPSHVVVNVSTARSGPLTTSSAPVSRAESLRPGSRSCTMSMSPTVIILACLGFFLDQSVWAHVGGQDKPFCSAWPSAVVPQGGHVTLRCHCRRGFNIFTLYKKDGVPVPELYNRIFWNSFLISPVTPAHAGTYRCRGFHPHSPTEWSAPSNPLVIMVTGLYEKPSLTARPGPTVRAGENVTLSCSSQSSFDIYHLSREGEAHELRLPAVPSINGTFQADFPLGPATHGETYRCFGSFHGSPYEWSDPSDPLPVSVTDAAVMNQEPAGHRTVNREDSDEQDPQEVTYAQLDHCIFTQRKITGPSQRSKRPSTDTSVCIELPNAEPRALSPAHEHHSQALMGSSRETTALSQTQLASSNVPAAGI from the exons ATGTCCCCTTCACATGTTGTGGTCAATGTGTCAACTGCACGATCCGGGCCCCTCACCACATCCTCTGCACCGGTCAGTCGAGCCGAGTCACTGCGTCCTGGCAGCAGAAGCTGCACCATGTCCATGTCACCCACGGTCATCATCCTGGCATGTCTTG GGTTCTTCTTGGACCAGAGTGTGTGGGCACACGTGG GTGGTCAGGACAAGCCCTTCTGCTCTGCCTGGCCCAGCGCTGTGGTGCCTCAAGGAGGACACGTGACTCTTCGGTGTCACTGTCGTCGTGGGTTTAACATCTTCACGCTGTACAAGAAAGATGGGGTCCCTGTCCCTGAGCTCTACAACAGAATATTCTGGAACAGTTTCCTCATTAGCCCTGTGACCCCAGCACACGCAGGGACCTACAGATGTCGAGGTTTTCACCCGCACTCCCCCACTGAGTGGTCGGCACCCAGCAACCCCCTGGTGATCATGGTCACAG GTCTATATGAGAAACCTTCGCTTACAGCCCGGCCGGGCCCCACGGTTCGCGCAGGAGAGAACGTGACCTTGTCCTGCAGCTCCCAGAGCTCCTTTGACATCTACCATCTATCCAGGGAGGGGGAAGCCCATGAACTTAGGCTCCCTGCAGTGCCCAGCATCAATGGAACATTCCAGGCCGACTTCCCTCTGGGTCCTGCCACCCACGGAGAGACCTACAGATGCTTCGGCTCTTTCCATGGATCTCCCTACGAGTGGTCAGACCCGAGTGACCCACTGCCTGTTTCTGTCACAG ATGCTGCTGTAATGAACCAAGAGCCTGCGGGACACAGAACAGTGAACAGGGAG GACTCTGATGAACAAGACCCTCAGGAGGTGACATACGCACAGTTGGATCACTGCATTTTCACACAGAGAAAAATCACTGGCCCTTCTCAGAGGAGCAAGAGACCCTCAACAGATACCAGCGTGTGTATAGAACTTCCAAATGCTGAGCCCAGAGCGTTGTCTCCTGCCCATGAGCACCACAGTCAGGCCTTGATGGGATCTTCTAGGGAGACAACAGCCCTGTCTCAAACCCAGCTTGCCAGCTCTAATGTACCAGCAGCTGGAATCTGA
- the LOC124900568 gene encoding killer cell immunoglobulin-like receptor 2DL4 isoform X1, whose product MSPSHVVVNVSTARSGPLTTSSAPVSRAESLRPGSRSCTMSMSPTVIILACLGFFLDQSVWAHVGGQDKPFCSAWPSAVVPQGGHVTLRCHCRRGFNIFTLYKKDGVPVPELYNRIFWNSFLISPVTPAHAGTYRCRGFHPHSPTEWSAPSNPLVIMVTGLYEKPSLTARPGPTVRAGENVTLSCSSQSSFDIYHLSREGEAHELRLPAVPSINGTFQADFPLGPATHGETYRCFGSFHGSPYEWSDPSDPLPVSVTGNPSSSWPSPTEPSFKTGIARHLHAVIRYSVAIILFTILPFFLLHRWCSKKKNAAVMNQEPAGHRTVNREDSDEQDPQEVTYAQLDHCIFTQRKITGPSQRSKRPSTDTSVCIELPNAEPRALSPAHEHHSQALMGSSRETTALSQTQLASSNVPAAGI is encoded by the exons ATGTCCCCTTCACATGTTGTGGTCAATGTGTCAACTGCACGATCCGGGCCCCTCACCACATCCTCTGCACCGGTCAGTCGAGCCGAGTCACTGCGTCCTGGCAGCAGAAGCTGCACCATGTCCATGTCACCCACGGTCATCATCCTGGCATGTCTTG GGTTCTTCTTGGACCAGAGTGTGTGGGCACACGTGG GTGGTCAGGACAAGCCCTTCTGCTCTGCCTGGCCCAGCGCTGTGGTGCCTCAAGGAGGACACGTGACTCTTCGGTGTCACTGTCGTCGTGGGTTTAACATCTTCACGCTGTACAAGAAAGATGGGGTCCCTGTCCCTGAGCTCTACAACAGAATATTCTGGAACAGTTTCCTCATTAGCCCTGTGACCCCAGCACACGCAGGGACCTACAGATGTCGAGGTTTTCACCCGCACTCCCCCACTGAGTGGTCGGCACCCAGCAACCCCCTGGTGATCATGGTCACAG GTCTATATGAGAAACCTTCGCTTACAGCCCGGCCGGGCCCCACGGTTCGCGCAGGAGAGAACGTGACCTTGTCCTGCAGCTCCCAGAGCTCCTTTGACATCTACCATCTATCCAGGGAGGGGGAAGCCCATGAACTTAGGCTCCCTGCAGTGCCCAGCATCAATGGAACATTCCAGGCCGACTTCCCTCTGGGTCCTGCCACCCACGGAGAGACCTACAGATGCTTCGGCTCTTTCCATGGATCTCCCTACGAGTGGTCAGACCCGAGTGACCCACTGCCTGTTTCTGTCACAG GAAACCCTTCTAGTAGTTGGCCTTCACCCACTGAACCAAGCTTCAAAACTG GTATCGCCAGACACCTGCATGCTGTGATTAGGTACTCAGTGGCCATCATCCTCTTCAccatccttcccttctttctccttcatcgctggtgctccaaaaaaaaaa ATGCTGCTGTAATGAACCAAGAGCCTGCGGGACACAGAACAGTGAACAGGGAG GACTCTGATGAACAAGACCCTCAGGAGGTGACATACGCACAGTTGGATCACTGCATTTTCACACAGAGAAAAATCACTGGCCCTTCTCAGAGGAGCAAGAGACCCTCAACAGATACCAGCGTGTGTATAGAACTTCCAAATGCTGAGCCCAGAGCGTTGTCTCCTGCCCATGAGCACCACAGTCAGGCCTTGATGGGATCTTCTAGGGAGACAACAGCCCTGTCTCAAACCCAGCTTGCCAGCTCTAATGTACCAGCAGCTGGAATCTGA
- the LOC124900568 gene encoding killer cell immunoglobulin-like receptor 2DL4 isoform X4 yields the protein MSPSHVVVNVSTARSGPLTTSSAPVSRAESLRPGSRSCTMSMSPTVIILACLGFFLDQSVWAHVGGQDKPFCSAWPSAVVPQGGHVTLRCHCRRGFNIFTLYKKDGVPVPELYNRIFWNSFLISPVTPAHAGTYRCRGFHPHSPTEWSAPSNPLVIMVTGLYEKPSLTARPGPTVRAGENVTLSCSSQSSFDIYHLSREGEAHELRLPAVPSINGTFQADFPLGPATHGETYRCFGSFHGSPYEWSDPSDPLPVSVTDQPLEDWRKDFPHSCQP from the exons ATGTCCCCTTCACATGTTGTGGTCAATGTGTCAACTGCACGATCCGGGCCCCTCACCACATCCTCTGCACCGGTCAGTCGAGCCGAGTCACTGCGTCCTGGCAGCAGAAGCTGCACCATGTCCATGTCACCCACGGTCATCATCCTGGCATGTCTTG GGTTCTTCTTGGACCAGAGTGTGTGGGCACACGTGG GTGGTCAGGACAAGCCCTTCTGCTCTGCCTGGCCCAGCGCTGTGGTGCCTCAAGGAGGACACGTGACTCTTCGGTGTCACTGTCGTCGTGGGTTTAACATCTTCACGCTGTACAAGAAAGATGGGGTCCCTGTCCCTGAGCTCTACAACAGAATATTCTGGAACAGTTTCCTCATTAGCCCTGTGACCCCAGCACACGCAGGGACCTACAGATGTCGAGGTTTTCACCCGCACTCCCCCACTGAGTGGTCGGCACCCAGCAACCCCCTGGTGATCATGGTCACAG GTCTATATGAGAAACCTTCGCTTACAGCCCGGCCGGGCCCCACGGTTCGCGCAGGAGAGAACGTGACCTTGTCCTGCAGCTCCCAGAGCTCCTTTGACATCTACCATCTATCCAGGGAGGGGGAAGCCCATGAACTTAGGCTCCCTGCAGTGCCCAGCATCAATGGAACATTCCAGGCCGACTTCCCTCTGGGTCCTGCCACCCACGGAGAGACCTACAGATGCTTCGGCTCTTTCCATGGATCTCCCTACGAGTGGTCAGACCCGAGTGACCCACTGCCTGTTTCTGTCACAG atcaaCCCCTGGAAGATTGGCGGAAGGATTTTCCACACAGCTGTCAGCCGTGA
- the LOC124900568 gene encoding killer cell immunoglobulin-like receptor 2DL4 isoform X2: MSPSHVVVNVSTARSGPLTTSSAPVSRAESLRPGSRSCTMSMSPTVIILACLGFFLDQSVWAHVGGQDKPFCSAWPSAVVPQGGHVTLRCHCRRGFNIFTLYKKDGVPVPELYNRIFWNSFLISPVTPAHAGTYRCRGFHPHSPTEWSAPSNPLVIMVTGLYEKPSLTARPGPTVRAGENVTLSCSSQSSFDIYHLSREGEAHELRLPAVPSINGTFQADFPLGPATHGETYRCFGSFHGSPYEWSDPSDPLPVSVTGNPSSSWPSPTEPSFKTDAAVMNQEPAGHRTVNREDSDEQDPQEVTYAQLDHCIFTQRKITGPSQRSKRPSTDTSVCIELPNAEPRALSPAHEHHSQALMGSSRETTALSQTQLASSNVPAAGI; the protein is encoded by the exons ATGTCCCCTTCACATGTTGTGGTCAATGTGTCAACTGCACGATCCGGGCCCCTCACCACATCCTCTGCACCGGTCAGTCGAGCCGAGTCACTGCGTCCTGGCAGCAGAAGCTGCACCATGTCCATGTCACCCACGGTCATCATCCTGGCATGTCTTG GGTTCTTCTTGGACCAGAGTGTGTGGGCACACGTGG GTGGTCAGGACAAGCCCTTCTGCTCTGCCTGGCCCAGCGCTGTGGTGCCTCAAGGAGGACACGTGACTCTTCGGTGTCACTGTCGTCGTGGGTTTAACATCTTCACGCTGTACAAGAAAGATGGGGTCCCTGTCCCTGAGCTCTACAACAGAATATTCTGGAACAGTTTCCTCATTAGCCCTGTGACCCCAGCACACGCAGGGACCTACAGATGTCGAGGTTTTCACCCGCACTCCCCCACTGAGTGGTCGGCACCCAGCAACCCCCTGGTGATCATGGTCACAG GTCTATATGAGAAACCTTCGCTTACAGCCCGGCCGGGCCCCACGGTTCGCGCAGGAGAGAACGTGACCTTGTCCTGCAGCTCCCAGAGCTCCTTTGACATCTACCATCTATCCAGGGAGGGGGAAGCCCATGAACTTAGGCTCCCTGCAGTGCCCAGCATCAATGGAACATTCCAGGCCGACTTCCCTCTGGGTCCTGCCACCCACGGAGAGACCTACAGATGCTTCGGCTCTTTCCATGGATCTCCCTACGAGTGGTCAGACCCGAGTGACCCACTGCCTGTTTCTGTCACAG GAAACCCTTCTAGTAGTTGGCCTTCACCCACTGAACCAAGCTTCAAAACTG ATGCTGCTGTAATGAACCAAGAGCCTGCGGGACACAGAACAGTGAACAGGGAG GACTCTGATGAACAAGACCCTCAGGAGGTGACATACGCACAGTTGGATCACTGCATTTTCACACAGAGAAAAATCACTGGCCCTTCTCAGAGGAGCAAGAGACCCTCAACAGATACCAGCGTGTGTATAGAACTTCCAAATGCTGAGCCCAGAGCGTTGTCTCCTGCCCATGAGCACCACAGTCAGGCCTTGATGGGATCTTCTAGGGAGACAACAGCCCTGTCTCAAACCCAGCTTGCCAGCTCTAATGTACCAGCAGCTGGAATCTGA